caaatatacttaaaataaactgaactatTGGCATGCATATTAGCACATACACAGTCATGTACTTAAATTGTACTAAGTATACTTTAAGTTGTTccaatttagcacaaaaaaatatacaaaatacacttcaaattgtacttaattattatttaatcacaacttaaatatatatatatatatatatatatatatatatacatttgtttttcaaaaatagcacactttaagtatacttatATGATTAGTAGGGCTTCTAGTATActcaagtatgctaagattaaaaatactttaacatttatttttcacctggGTATTTAAGCGGTAACGGAGCCAGCAGTGGAGTATCAGTGTTACTTCCACTAGGAGCCGCTGGATGAACGAGCTGGTTCTTCATCTGGAGCTCCGGCGCTGATGGAAATGCCTCAGAAGCTAAAGGAGCAGCTACCTTTCGTGCGAGCAAACGGCCCGGTGGAGAAAAGTTTCTGCAAACTAAAAAGTTCCTGGATGCGCGTTACGATGACGTGGAGGAAGTGACCCGTTGCTCTCGGACAGCTCGGACGCGGAtgttgttctgcttttaacaAGTTTAGACAGCTAACGCTGCGCAGaggttagctaacgttagccggcTCGCTCAATATCACGACTGGCTTTCGCGGTTTCCGTCACCTGCGTCCACTCAATATAATAACTGTGCCATAAAAAAAGGGGAGTTTGTCCCCGAAGTGATCATAATAGCAGGCGTCGCTCCCGCGGGATGGCTGTTTGTTTCGCTACGCACGAAGCTAACTGGCtatagctagcgttagcttgtTTGAATGCTAGctgacgttagctaacgttgCCAAGCAGCAACTTCGGCAGCAGAGTTCCTGCGAGCTCACAACGACAGTATCGAGGCCCAAAGTCGACCTCTGCCGCCCAAAGCAGTCAACCCTCAGTCATGTTCGAAATGGAGACGCATATATCGTGCCTTTTCCCGGAGATCCTGGCCATTATTTTCAGTTATCTGGACGTTAAAGACAAAGGAAGAGTAGCCCAAGTGTGCGCGGCCTGGAGGGACGCGTCCTACCACAAGTCtgtgtggaggggggtggaAGCCAAGCTCCATCTGCGGAGAGCCAACCCGTCTCTGTTCCCCAGTCTGCAGACCAGGGGGATCAAAAAAGTTCAGATTCTCAGCCTCCGGCGAAGTCTGAGCTACGTGATTCAAGGGATGCCGCACATCGAAAGCCTTAACCTGTGTGGGTGTTTCAACCTCACAGACAACGGACTTGGTCATGCCTTTGTGCAGGACATCCCATCCCTGCGGGTGCTGAACCTCAGCCTTTGTAAACAGATCACTGACTCCAGCCTGGGCAGGATTGCCCAGTACCTCAAAAACCTGGAGGTGCTTGAACTTGGGGGATGCAGCAATATCACAAACACCGGCCTGTTGCTCATTGCCTGGGGCTTGCACAGACTCAAGAGCCTCAACCTGCGCAGCTGCAGGCATGTGTCCGATGTGGGCATCGGTCACTTGTCGGGCATGACCCGCAGCGCGGCAGAGGGCTGCCTGTCCTTGGAGAAGTTAACCTTGCAGGACTGCCAGAAGCTGACTGACCTTTCCCTGAAACATGTCTCAAAGGGCCTTAACAAGCTCAAAGTGCTCAACCTCAGCTTCTGCGGAGGGATATCAGATGCGGGGATGATCCACCTGTCGCACATGACGCACCTGTGCAGCCTGAACCTGCGGTCGTGTGATAACATCAGTGACACAGGGATAATGCATCTGGCCATGGGCTCCCTCCGGCTGTCTGGACTCGATGTCTCCTTTTGTGACAAGATTGGAGACCAGAGCCTGGCTTACATCGCCCAGGGGTTGTATCAGCTCAAgtccctctctctttgttccTGCCATATCAGCGATGATGGCATTAACAGGATGGTACGCCAGATGCACGAACTCAAGACTCTCAACATTGGACAGTGTGTGAGGATCACAGACAAAGGGTTGGAGTTGATCGCTGACCACCTGACTCAGCTGACAGGGATTGATCTGTACGGTTGTACTAAGATCACCAAGAGGGGTCTAGAGAGGATAACACAGCTCCCGTGCCTTAAAGTGTTGAACCTGGGACTGTGGCAGATgactgagagtgagagagtgaggtGAAATCTCCCTTATGTAGTATACATCTTTCATTGTGTATAGTGCTCAGTTGTATACTGAGAAGAACGGTCTGTATCCACTCTTAATTTTACCTTCTATACTGTGACTAAAAACAAGGAGAGGGACTCAGCATTGATCACTGGAATATTGTTCACCTCCTCTGCAATACTCCTCCGTTTGGTTTCAGTCTTGCTCTTTTCTAATGTGCATTGTTTAATCTCAGCCTGTGTACAGTTCTTACTATCTAGCTACCTCACCAATTAAACACAGGAGTGCCTACTATCACCGAATACTAAATTACAGTGCATATTTTTGTGACTCACATACCAATGGAGATTtagatatttttaaaatctcattGCAGAATAATAGCTAGGCATTTTAACTCTTAACAAAGTCAAATTTTGATAGAACGTTTTTTTTGGCTGATGTATTTTTTACTTGTAACCAATATTTTTTGTATTGAGTGAAAAAATTGTACTTCAAATTGAAGTGGGTGGATCACTCCCGTCTGTCTTTGTTTACCTGTGTATAGTTGGCTATGTTTCATATTCCTGaggaaataataatgtatcagATGTTCCAGTATGCTACTCTGTCAAAGGTTCATCAACACGACTACAGTAAGGTGTAGTAATTAACAGCTGCCAAGGCTATATGCAATACCTTAAAACTGTTTTATTCGTGTTTTTTCTCCTGAGGAGCTTCCAACGATAgagtatttgtttaaaaaaaaagcagtaatTTAAgattgttttatattcatacaGTAGTGATATTTATGAATAAAGATGGCAAATATGTTTCAGTTTTGTGTGTTTAACTTGTAGAATTTGTAACAGTTTTACCAACTATTTGCTTTAGATTTATGACTGTAGATCTTTATCGTTTGCAGTTTAGGGCACCACTTGCAATGTCTCATCTGTAAAACACAATTTGCTGTGTGAgctctgtgagagagagagagagagatcttaATTAGCAGTTAATACCAAATCAACTTGTGCATATGAAGATAATTCACATCTCACATTGTACATTGCTGACATTTAAACATTA
Above is a genomic segment from Cyclopterus lumpus isolate fCycLum1 chromosome 6, fCycLum1.pri, whole genome shotgun sequence containing:
- the LOC117732838 gene encoding F-box/LRR-repeat protein 14-like — translated: MFEMETHISCLFPEILAIIFSYLDVKDKGRVAQVCAAWRDASYHKSVWRGVEAKLHLRRANPSLFPSLQTRGIKKVQILSLRRSLSYVIQGMPHIESLNLCGCFNLTDNGLGHAFVQDIPSLRVLNLSLCKQITDSSLGRIAQYLKNLEVLELGGCSNITNTGLLLIAWGLHRLKSLNLRSCRHVSDVGIGHLSGMTRSAAEGCLSLEKLTLQDCQKLTDLSLKHVSKGLNKLKVLNLSFCGGISDAGMIHLSHMTHLCSLNLRSCDNISDTGIMHLAMGSLRLSGLDVSFCDKIGDQSLAYIAQGLYQLKSLSLCSCHISDDGINRMVRQMHELKTLNIGQCVRITDKGLELIADHLTQLTGIDLYGCTKITKRGLERITQLPCLKVLNLGLWQMTESERVR